A genomic window from Lotus japonicus ecotype B-129 chromosome 1, LjGifu_v1.2 includes:
- the LOC130734392 gene encoding uncharacterized protein LOC130734392 has product MVDQNSDQPTISFPISDGTGQQKPQKMQTFGATNIGVLGSNKIPTTYENILSMNDVGLGVQFRPESKAVGDESGICSPPLWSRTPPRSPNHGKHYYRSLSPASKTQAIERGQRELMEMVRGMPESNYELTLKDLVEHQRVVAGGGVGESEGSKLGEKKLSSNKNVQKKEKGSSRKVDSNKGQQVKRSGNIDSGGFYLKMAFPISLGSKLKKNKKMEQLANSNSSRVSPRTSVSDKDWWKKSLSASGGESESGVSSVNSGSLKSSGSSNSTCTSSSSRSNSRHEMSASSCWPFIRRPESLSQK; this is encoded by the exons ATGGTTGATCAAAATTCTGATCAACCCACAATTTCTTTTCCAATTTCTGATGGAACAGGACAACAAAAACCTCAAAAGATGCAAACATTCGGAGCTACCAACATTGGTGTTTTGGGTTCAAACAAAATCCCGACAACCTACGAGAACATTCTCAGCATGAACGATGTGGGACTAGGAGTGCAATTCAGACCAGAATCGAAGGCGGTGGGAGATGAATCTGGTATCTGTTCACCTCCTCTATGGTCCAGAACTCCACCAAGGAGTCCCAATCATGGGAAACACTACTATCGAAGCCTTTCCCCTGCGTCCAAGACACAAGCCATTGAAAGGGGACAGAGAGAGCTCATGGAAATGGTTCGGGGCATGCCTGAGTCGAATTACGAGCTTACTCTGAAAGATCTTGTGGAGCATCAAAGGGTTGTtgctggtggtggtgttggggaATCAGAAGGTAGCAAATTGGGGGAGAAAAAATTGAGCAGCAACAAAAATGTGCAGAAGAAGGAAAAGGGTAGTAGCAGAAAAGTTGATAGCAACAAGGGGCAGCAGGTGAAGAGAAGTGGGAATATTGATAGTGGAGGGTTCTATCTGAAAATGGCGTTTCCAATTTCTTTGGGATCTAAGCTGAAAAAGAATAAGAAGATGGAGCAATTGGCAAATAGTAATAGTTCAAGGGTGTCTCCTAGAACATCGGTTTCTGATAAGGATTGGTGGAAGAAGAGCCTCTCAGCTTCTGGTGGAGAGAGTGAGAGTGGTGTGTCTAGTGTCAATAGTGGTAGCTTGAAAAGTTCTGGTAGCAGCAATAGCACTTGCactagcagcagcagcagaagtAATAGCAG GCATGAAATGAGTGCTAGTAGTTGCTGGCCTTTCATTCGAAGACCGGAAAGCCTTTCACAAAAATAA